GACGAGCGAAGTGGTGAGAATCAAAGATTCTACAAATTATGGTGAAACTTCATTTACCAGGGACGGCAGACGCCTGATCATCAATGCCTGTGATGACGCCTTCCCGTCGCTTCCGGCTGCGGCAGGAGGTGGTTCTCAGCTCTTTTCCGTAAGTCTGGACGGAAAAGATGTGAAAAGAATCACTACCGATACTTACGAGAAACTCTGGCCAATGGCATTCTGAAACCGCAGCAGCACAGGGACTGCGTCACCCGTCCGCTGCCGGCGGGTACTGCTTTACGTGAAATACTTCTCCGGTATTCTCCGGAAGGCCAGATAGAAGAAGAAAAAACCAATCACTCTGTACGCATCATTTCAATCCCTTCTTTCTCTTTTCCAGCCGGGCATGTATCATAGCAACTGAGGATAAATCATGAAAAGGATCTGCGTATATTGCGGCTCGAATTCAGGATCTGCATCATACATGGATGCAGCCCGCAGGCTCGGCCTGGAACTTGCCGGGCGCAAGCTGGAGCTTGTTTACGGCGGTGCGGCAGCCGGCCTGATGGGAGAAGTTGCCGACTCTGTGATGAAAGCCGGCGGCAAGGCCATAGGCGTGATCCCGAAGCTTTTTTCAGACAGGCTGTCCCACAGGGGACTGACTGAACTTCACGTGGTGGAGACTATGCACGAGCGCAAGACGAAAATGTTCGACCTGGCTGACGGTTTCATCGCTCTGCCCGGAGGGTTCGGCACTCTGGAAGAGATCTTCGAGGTAGTCACCTGGGCTCAGCTCGGAATCAACCGCAAGCCCTGCGGCCTTCTCAATGTGGACGGATATTTCGACCATCTGCTGCTCTTCCTGGACAATGCAGCAGCCTGCGGATTCATCAGAGAGACCCACAGAAACATGCTGCTTACTACCGATGACCCGGCCCAGATGCTAGCAATGATGGAATCCTACCGCATGACTGACACAGGTAAATGGGTGGAGACTCGGGTTTGATGCTTCCAGGACTCGAAACAAAAGCAGCGGATTGTAACTTTGATTTTCAATCAATCCGGATATATTTTACTTAGGTAAATGCAATTCCAGGGGGAAAAATGAGTATCATGCGGAAATTTCTGGTTCTGTCTGGCCTGATTTTATGGGCGTCTTTTGCCGGAGCTGCGCAGTTTCAGCAGCATCAATACAGAGTCGGTGAAAAGTTTTTCTATGCTTTCGAAGATACGGAATACAATTATCAGGTCTCTGTAAACGATAAGAACGAGCGGTCTATGGAACTGTCCGAAATCCAGGAGATCAGGACAGATCTCAAGCTCTCCGTGATCAGGGAAAAATCGGGAAAAACTGTCAGAAAAATGGAGATCTACAACACGCAGTACAAGGAAGGCTCCACGGAAAATTACAATCAGGCTGAATACAGGCTTCTGACCACGCTGATCAAAAATTTCCCCAAGGTTTTCAGCTATACTTACGAAGTGGAAGCCGCGAAAAACAGGGTGATCTCTGATTTCGCGAAGTTCTGCGCTCCTTACATGAACTGCTCTGTGGGTAATTTTTTCTATTTCAAAACCCTGGACATCCACACCTTCGAATCAGTGATCGAGCGGATGGCCGGATCTCTTGAACCGGAAAAATTCAGGAAGATCGAATCGTCGAACCCTAAGATCAGCGGAGGCAGCTTTTTCAACAACAGCCCAGCAGTCACATACAACAGGACTGAAACCATGAACGGCGTGCCCTGTGCGGTTTTCAAATACTCCACAGTGGGAAACAGGTATGTCTCAGAGCAGTTCGGAGTGAATCTTATTACAGATTATGGAGCCAATATTTATGTCGCGTTGGAAGGAAAACTGGCTGGAATGCTGATATTCGGCGAACTGCACGAAACAGTTACCGGCCTCAATCAGGGCAAGCCCGCTTATGTAGTGAGAATGCTCACGATGCGAATGAGACATTGATTTTTTCGTCAACTTGATTACTTTGGGTGTAAGGCTTGCAGCGTGGTTATGGTCACAAATTGTGACTTCCAATTTTCCCGTCTGCAGCAAATGCTCAAAATGTGGAGCAACTGGAAATTGTCAAGATACTGTCTCTAATCTCCAATTGCCTCAGAATATTAGAAGGAATGGAGTTCACGGCTTTATTCCCAAAATCAGACACGAGAACAGACATGCGAACATTATGAACGTTGCGACTGAATTGTTGACTACATGCAGAATCAGAGGCGGGACCAGGGAATTATAACGGTACCTAAGATATGTCAGCATAATGCCCATTGCTGCCATATTGACAATAGGATAGACGTTCGGATAATGCTGCGGGACATGGATCAGGCCAAACAGGAGCCCCACGATGACAATCGTTTTTCCGGGTGAAAACAGCTTGATCATCGCCTGATACAGGATGCCTCTGAATAAAAACTCCTCTACCATAGGGACGAGCAATGGTACCAGGAAGAGAAGTGTGGCAAATGCCAGCCTGGAAGTCAGGCGTTCAGTCCAGTATTCATCAATAAAGGTATTTTCCGATTGGTACGGCAGAAAAAATCCGAGGGCTATATTTGACAGCGCCCAGACAATGCCGGTCAGCACAGTACTTTTGATTACATCGCTGCTCACGGGATACAGGGCAAAACTTTCGATAAAGGTTTTATTGTATTTCACGCAGATCCTGCGGTAGGCAATCCAGAGAATGAAAAAATAACTCGGATATTGCTTAACAAACTCTGCAAAGGTGACATTCAAGTATTTGATATAATGACTAAGTATAGACATCAAAATCATAAAAATGAATGAATACAGAATAATCATGAAAATATCGCTGAATGTGACTGAATCCGGTGCTTCCGCAGCTTTATTCCTGACTTCT
The sequence above is drawn from the Candidatus Wallbacteria bacterium genome and encodes:
- a CDS encoding TIGR00730 family Rossman fold protein, with amino-acid sequence MKRICVYCGSNSGSASYMDAARRLGLELAGRKLELVYGGAAAGLMGEVADSVMKAGGKAIGVIPKLFSDRLSHRGLTELHVVETMHERKTKMFDLADGFIALPGGFGTLEEIFEVVTWAQLGINRKPCGLLNVDGYFDHLLLFLDNAAACGFIRETHRNMLLTTDDPAQMLAMMESYRMTDTGKWVETRV
- a CDS encoding type II CAAX endopeptidase family protein codes for the protein MIWKCPCGEVNLGLAEFCRNCENKFCPDYIIKQEKKSVIPEVRNKAAEAPDSVTFSDIFMIILYSFIFMILMSILSHYIKYLNVTFAEFVKQYPSYFFILWIAYRRICVKYNKTFIESFALYPVSSDVIKSTVLTGIVWALSNIALGFFLPYQSENTFIDEYWTERLTSRLAFATLLFLVPLLVPMVEEFLFRGILYQAMIKLFSPGKTIVIVGLLFGLIHVPQHYPNVYPIVNMAAMGIMLTYLRYRYNSLVPPLILHVVNNSVATFIMFACLFSCLILGIKP